The Xiphophorus couchianus chromosome 5, X_couchianus-1.0, whole genome shotgun sequence genome includes a region encoding these proteins:
- the LOC114145287 gene encoding fucolectin-1-like, producing MIWRLLFILLIGRLYETEQTADLCNKQNINLTGKEASQSSTYSSLGIFYTADKAFNGDRSSCSHTLQQNNSWWRIDLKAVYNISCMSIYNKPGYNTDISGAKIYIGNSLQNNGTKNTLVFNITSFQKDQINVFEFPTSVSGRYVTVIRPGNQFMVLCEVNITGTELE from the exons ATGATTTGGAGACTGTTATTCATCTTACTGATTG GAAGGCTCTATGAAACTGAGCAGACAGCAG ATCTCTGCAACAAACAGAATATAAATCTGACTGGCAAGGAAGCATCTCAGTCTTCAACCTACAGTTCTCTGGGAATATTTTACACTGCTGACAAAGCCTTTAATGGGGATCGCTCCTCATGTTCTCACACCCTGCAGCAGAACAACTCCTGGTGGAGAATTGACCTGAAGGCTGTTTACAACATTTCCTGTATGTCTATATACAACAAACCTGGTTATAATACTGATATATCAGGCGCAAAGATCTACATTGGGAACTCTCTACAGAACAACGGCACCAAGAACACACT GGTTTTCAACATCACAAGCTTCCAAAAGGATCAGATAAATGTCTTCGAATTTCCCACATCGGTGTCTGGACGCTACGTCACTGTGATCAGACCAGGAAACCAATTCATGGTTCTTTGTGAGGTGAACATCACTGGCACAGAGCTAG AGTGA